AGCTCGAACTTAAAGTCATACTTACAAATAAACTTATCGTGGGACTTTAAAGTGTCTCTTGAAATACCGTACACCTCAGTGTTTTGCTTTTTAAACTGGGACAACAGTTCATTAAACTCAATTCCTTCCGTCGTACAACCCGGCGTGCTGTCTTTGGGATAAAAATAAAGAAGAATTTTTTTTCCCTTTTTTGAAGACAAGCTGAAATCTTCACCGGTGGAAGATGGGATTTTGAAATTAGGAACTTTTTTAC
This is a stretch of genomic DNA from Bdellovibrio reynosensis. It encodes these proteins:
- a CDS encoding peroxiredoxin, producing the protein MPAKIELGKKVPNFKIPSSTGEDFSLSSKKGKKILLYFYPKDSTPGCTTEGIEFNELLSQFKKQNTEVYGISRDTLKSHDKFICKYDFKFELLSDESEELCKIFDVIKEKNMYGKKVMGIERSTFIIDEDQKLVGEFRKIKAQGHAAEMLKFIKTLK